In a single window of the Megalobrama amblycephala isolate DHTTF-2021 linkage group LG3, ASM1881202v1, whole genome shotgun sequence genome:
- the tspan18a gene encoding tetraspanin-18a isoform X3, producing MITGAASHSLNYIMRHYSSGTPEYNMSVNGLGEASARGTSMEGDCLSCIKYLMFIFNFFIFLGGSFLLGVGIWVLVDPTGFREIVAANPLLFTGVYAILIMGGMLFLLGFLGCCGAIRENKCLLLFFFMLILIIFLAELSVAILAFIFREHLTRDYFTKELKTHYQGTNSTDVFTSTWNAIMTTFDCCGVNSAEDFDDQSLFRRLNPSRLVPEVCCQRNDLMMSKDECLKGIMPIRNKGCYSAVVDYFETYIYMAGALAIVVLTIELFAMVFAMCLFRGIQ from the exons ATGATTACAGGAGCTGCCAGTCATTCTTTGAACTACATAATGCGGCATTATTCATCAGGAACGCCTGAATACAATATGTCAGTCAAT GGGCTGGGAGAAGCTTCAGCAAGAGGCACAAGTATGGAGGGGGACTGTCTAAGTTGCATCAAGTACCTCATGTTCATCTTCAACTTCTTCATTTTT CTTGGAGGTTCATTCCTTCTAGGGGTGGGAATCTGGGTGCTGGTGGATCCGACAGGTTTCCGGGAGATTGTGGCAGCAAACCCTCTTCTGTTTACTGGAGTCTATGCAATTTTGATCATGGGCGGGATGCTGTTCCTACTGGGATTTCTTGGCTGCTGCGGAGCCATACGAGAAAATAAATGTCTCCTACTGTTT TTCTTCATGCTCATACTCATCATATTCCTGGCAGAGCTGTCAGTGGCCATTCTGGCGTTCATATTCCGGGAGCAT CTCACCAGAGATTACTTCACCAAGGAGCTGAAAACACATTACCAAGGCACCAATAGCACTGATGTCTTCACCTCCACATGGAACGCCATTATGACCACA TTTGATTGCTGTGGGGTGAACAGTGCTGAAGACTTTGATGATCAGAGCCTCTTCAGACGGCTGAACCCCAGCAGACTAGTGCCAGAGGTCTGTTGCCAGAGGAACGATCTGATGATGAGCAAAGACGAGTGTCTCAAGGGAATTATGCCAATCCGTAACAAG GGCTGTTATTCAGCAGTGGTGGACTATTTTGAGACATACATCTATATGGCTGGAGCTCTTGCTATTGTGGTGCTGACTATTGAA CTCTTTGCCATGGTTTTTGCTATGTGTTTGTTTAGAGGAATCCAGTAA
- the tspan18a gene encoding tetraspanin-18a isoform X1: MGLGEASARGTSMEGDCLSCIKYLMFIFNFFIFLGGSFLLGVGIWVLVDPTGFREIVAANPLLFTGVYAILIMGGMLFLLGFLGCCGAIRENKCLLLFFFMLILIIFLAELSVAILAFIFREHLTRDYFTKELKTHYQGTNSTDVFTSTWNAIMTTFDCCGVNSAEDFDDQSLFRRLNPSRLVPEVCCQRNDLMMSKDECLKGIMPIRNKGCYSAVVDYFETYIYMAGALAIVVLTIELFAMVFAMCLFRGIQ, translated from the exons GGGCTGGGAGAAGCTTCAGCAAGAGGCACAAGTATGGAGGGGGACTGTCTAAGTTGCATCAAGTACCTCATGTTCATCTTCAACTTCTTCATTTTT CTTGGAGGTTCATTCCTTCTAGGGGTGGGAATCTGGGTGCTGGTGGATCCGACAGGTTTCCGGGAGATTGTGGCAGCAAACCCTCTTCTGTTTACTGGAGTCTATGCAATTTTGATCATGGGCGGGATGCTGTTCCTACTGGGATTTCTTGGCTGCTGCGGAGCCATACGAGAAAATAAATGTCTCCTACTGTTT TTCTTCATGCTCATACTCATCATATTCCTGGCAGAGCTGTCAGTGGCCATTCTGGCGTTCATATTCCGGGAGCAT CTCACCAGAGATTACTTCACCAAGGAGCTGAAAACACATTACCAAGGCACCAATAGCACTGATGTCTTCACCTCCACATGGAACGCCATTATGACCACA TTTGATTGCTGTGGGGTGAACAGTGCTGAAGACTTTGATGATCAGAGCCTCTTCAGACGGCTGAACCCCAGCAGACTAGTGCCAGAGGTCTGTTGCCAGAGGAACGATCTGATGATGAGCAAAGACGAGTGTCTCAAGGGAATTATGCCAATCCGTAACAAG GGCTGTTATTCAGCAGTGGTGGACTATTTTGAGACATACATCTATATGGCTGGAGCTCTTGCTATTGTGGTGCTGACTATTGAA CTCTTTGCCATGGTTTTTGCTATGTGTTTGTTTAGAGGAATCCAGTAA
- the tspan18a gene encoding tetraspanin-18a isoform X2, translating into MEGDCLSCIKYLMFIFNFFIFLGGSFLLGVGIWVLVDPTGFREIVAANPLLFTGVYAILIMGGMLFLLGFLGCCGAIRENKCLLLFFFMLILIIFLAELSVAILAFIFREHLTRDYFTKELKTHYQGTNSTDVFTSTWNAIMTTFDCCGVNSAEDFDDQSLFRRLNPSRLVPEVCCQRNDLMMSKDECLKGIMPIRNKGCYSAVVDYFETYIYMAGALAIVVLTIELFAMVFAMCLFRGIQ; encoded by the exons ATGGAGGGGGACTGTCTAAGTTGCATCAAGTACCTCATGTTCATCTTCAACTTCTTCATTTTT CTTGGAGGTTCATTCCTTCTAGGGGTGGGAATCTGGGTGCTGGTGGATCCGACAGGTTTCCGGGAGATTGTGGCAGCAAACCCTCTTCTGTTTACTGGAGTCTATGCAATTTTGATCATGGGCGGGATGCTGTTCCTACTGGGATTTCTTGGCTGCTGCGGAGCCATACGAGAAAATAAATGTCTCCTACTGTTT TTCTTCATGCTCATACTCATCATATTCCTGGCAGAGCTGTCAGTGGCCATTCTGGCGTTCATATTCCGGGAGCAT CTCACCAGAGATTACTTCACCAAGGAGCTGAAAACACATTACCAAGGCACCAATAGCACTGATGTCTTCACCTCCACATGGAACGCCATTATGACCACA TTTGATTGCTGTGGGGTGAACAGTGCTGAAGACTTTGATGATCAGAGCCTCTTCAGACGGCTGAACCCCAGCAGACTAGTGCCAGAGGTCTGTTGCCAGAGGAACGATCTGATGATGAGCAAAGACGAGTGTCTCAAGGGAATTATGCCAATCCGTAACAAG GGCTGTTATTCAGCAGTGGTGGACTATTTTGAGACATACATCTATATGGCTGGAGCTCTTGCTATTGTGGTGCTGACTATTGAA CTCTTTGCCATGGTTTTTGCTATGTGTTTGTTTAGAGGAATCCAGTAA
- the si:ch211-107p11.3 gene encoding GT1 domain-containing protein: MAKQRAAYFSPAELQLLIEGYDEVKHLIKTKGNTIAAAKVRQDAWRKISVKLNASNPLGPRRTWQQVKTKYKNIVQSANKRKAALKKMGLLPTKEEYIDEEELPPENDVEGPIIERIIGGCCSDPGDEAGCSSFVKVNDHGLNLLPPPILSDDELDSEPVEDVKTLYMKYLQVEISNRKQEMAYRALKMRKVEKEIQLLDRKLDADL; encoded by the exons ATGGCTAAACAGCGTGCTGCTTATTTCAGCCCTGCTGAATTGCAACTTCTAATTGAAGGATATGACgaagttaaacatttaataaaaactaaaggGAATACAATAGCGGCTGCGAAAGTCCGTCAGGACGCGTGGCGAAAAATATCTGTCAAATTAAATGC ATCTAACCCTCTGGGACCTAGAAGAACGTGGCAGCAAGTGAAGACGAAATACAAGAACATCGTTCAAAGTG CTAACAAGAGAAAGGCTGCCCTGAAGAAGATGGGACTACTCCCAACCAAAGAGGAGTACATAGATGAAGAGGAGCTGCCCCCTGAGAATGATGTGGAGGGTCCCATCATAGAGAGAATAATTGGCGGCTGCTGCTCTGATCCAGGAGATGAGGCTGGCTGCAGCAGTTTTGTCAAAG TGAATGATCATGGATTGAACCTCCTTCCGCCTCCTATATTATCAGATGATGAGCTGGACTCT GAACCTGTGGAAGATGTTAAGACCTTATACATGAAGTATCTCCAAGTAGAGATCTCCAACAGAAAGCAGGAAATGGCATACAGAGCCTTAAAAATGCGCAAAGTGGAGAAGGAAATACAGTTGTTGGACAGGAAGTTGGAT GCTGATCTTTGA